Proteins co-encoded in one Brassica rapa cultivar Chiifu-401-42 chromosome A02, CAAS_Brap_v3.01, whole genome shotgun sequence genomic window:
- the LOC103855022 gene encoding hypersensitive-induced response protein 1 isoform X2: MGNLFCCIQVDQSTVAIKETFGKFEDVLEPGCHFLPWCLGQQVAGHLSLRLQQLDVRCETKTKDNVFVNVVASIQYRALANKANDAFYKLSNTRSQIQAYVFDVIRASVPKLLLDDVFEQKNEIAKAVEEELEKAMSAYGFEIVQTLIVDIEPDEHVKRAMNEINAAARMRLAANEKAEAEKILQIKRAEGEAEAKYLSGLGIARQRQAIVDGLRDSVLGFSVNVPGTTAKDVMDMVLVTQYFDTMKEIGASSKSSAVFIPHGPGAVRDVATQIRDGLLQGSFAEQP, translated from the exons ATGGGTAATTTATTCTGCTGTATCCAAGTCGACCAATCAACAGTAGCCATCAAAGAAACGTTTGGGAAGTTCGAAGATGTTCTTGAGCCTGGTTGTCACTTTCTTCCATGGTGCCTTGGTCAGCAAGTTGCTGGTCACCTCTCTCTAAGGCTTCAGCAGTTAGATGTTCGTTGCGAGACTAAGACAAAg GACAATGTGTTTGTTAATGTTGTTGCGTCGATTCAGTATCGTGCCTTGGCTAATAAGGCTAATGATGCGTTTTACAAGCTTAGTAACACTAGGAGTCAGATCCAAGCTTATGTCTTTGATG tgATCAGAGCAAGTGTCCCCAAGCTGCTTCTTGATGATGTCTTTGAGCAGAAGAATGAGATTGCCAAAGCTGTTGAAGAGGAGCTCGAGAAGGCAATGTCTGCTTACGGTTTTGAGATTGTGCAAACTCTCATCGTTGATATTGAGCCTGATGAACATGTCAAACGAGCCATGAACGAAATCAACGCTG CTGCAAGGATGAGATTGGCTGCAAACGAAAAGGCAGAAGCTGAGAAAATCCTGCAGATTAAGAGAGCTGAAGGTGAAGCTGAGGCCAAGTATCTATCTGGTCTAGGTATAGCTCGTCAGAGGCAAGCTATTGTTGACGGTTTACGCGACAGTGTCTTGGGATTCTCTGTGAATGTGCCTGGGACAACTGCTAAAGATGTGATGGACATGGTGCTTGTTACGCAGTACTTTGACACGATGAAGGAGATTGGTGCCAGTTCCAAATCTTCCGCTGTGTTCATACCTCACGGACCAGGAGCGGTTCGTGATGTGGCTACTCAGATCAGAGATGGGCTCCTTCAAGGGTCCTTTGCTGAGCAGCCTTGA
- the LOC103855022 gene encoding hypersensitive-induced response protein 1 isoform X1 — protein MGNLFCCIQVDQSTVAIKETFGKFEDVLEPGCHFLPWCLGQQVAGHLSLRLQQLDVRCETKTKVSTFFLSLGRVLMGLGLVLILFCVFVLLQDNVFVNVVASIQYRALANKANDAFYKLSNTRSQIQAYVFDVIRASVPKLLLDDVFEQKNEIAKAVEEELEKAMSAYGFEIVQTLIVDIEPDEHVKRAMNEINAAARMRLAANEKAEAEKILQIKRAEGEAEAKYLSGLGIARQRQAIVDGLRDSVLGFSVNVPGTTAKDVMDMVLVTQYFDTMKEIGASSKSSAVFIPHGPGAVRDVATQIRDGLLQGSFAEQP, from the exons ATGGGTAATTTATTCTGCTGTATCCAAGTCGACCAATCAACAGTAGCCATCAAAGAAACGTTTGGGAAGTTCGAAGATGTTCTTGAGCCTGGTTGTCACTTTCTTCCATGGTGCCTTGGTCAGCAAGTTGCTGGTCACCTCTCTCTAAGGCTTCAGCAGTTAGATGTTCGTTGCGAGACTAAGACAAAggtttcaactttttttttatctcttggCAGAGTCTTGATGGGTTTAGGTTTAGTACTAATcttgttttgtgtgtttgtgttgTTGCAGGACAATGTGTTTGTTAATGTTGTTGCGTCGATTCAGTATCGTGCCTTGGCTAATAAGGCTAATGATGCGTTTTACAAGCTTAGTAACACTAGGAGTCAGATCCAAGCTTATGTCTTTGATG tgATCAGAGCAAGTGTCCCCAAGCTGCTTCTTGATGATGTCTTTGAGCAGAAGAATGAGATTGCCAAAGCTGTTGAAGAGGAGCTCGAGAAGGCAATGTCTGCTTACGGTTTTGAGATTGTGCAAACTCTCATCGTTGATATTGAGCCTGATGAACATGTCAAACGAGCCATGAACGAAATCAACGCTG CTGCAAGGATGAGATTGGCTGCAAACGAAAAGGCAGAAGCTGAGAAAATCCTGCAGATTAAGAGAGCTGAAGGTGAAGCTGAGGCCAAGTATCTATCTGGTCTAGGTATAGCTCGTCAGAGGCAAGCTATTGTTGACGGTTTACGCGACAGTGTCTTGGGATTCTCTGTGAATGTGCCTGGGACAACTGCTAAAGATGTGATGGACATGGTGCTTGTTACGCAGTACTTTGACACGATGAAGGAGATTGGTGCCAGTTCCAAATCTTCCGCTGTGTTCATACCTCACGGACCAGGAGCGGTTCGTGATGTGGCTACTCAGATCAGAGATGGGCTCCTTCAAGGGTCCTTTGCTGAGCAGCCTTGA